From a single Papio anubis isolate 15944 unplaced genomic scaffold, Panubis1.0 scaffold904, whole genome shotgun sequence genomic region:
- the LOC101006977 gene encoding C2 calcium-dependent domain-containing protein 4B → MRLLEKLCSSNSGSSAPKPAFAKVLTPNRIPEFCIPPRLPAPCALESPSRAAALPRRCAAERDLWPRAADEDAGRTDWDPRSQAALSLPHLPRVLTAYGFCVLLESPHTRRKESLLLGDPSAPRPRTRAYGGGCGPDAPLGTLCGPRAPGPATPAVPGRPRPPQDALVRRPHGCHLLRAPDGLLSRALRARRSRRLARARSVSSGNEDKERRAGSQSPARAPSASPSSSRDPLPERLEAEGTLALGRAGDALRLAAEYCPETGRLRLRLLRAEGLAGGAPGLRAVRCRLSLVLRPPDTARRQCSIVVGRSRKASFDQDFCFDGLSEDEVRRLTVRVKAWDEGRGRERGRLLGQGELSMGALLLL, encoded by the coding sequence atGCGGCTCCTCGAGAAACTCTGCTCCTCCAACTCAGGCAGCTCCGCGCCGAAGCCCGCCTTCGCTAAAGTGCTCACGCCGAATCGCATCCCCGAATTCTGCATCCCGCCGCGGCTGCCGGCGCCCTGCGCGCTCGAGTCTCCAAGCCGGGCCGCTGCCCTGCCCCGGCGCTGCGCCGCTGAACGCGACCTGTGGCCCCGCGCGGCAGACGAGGACGCCGGCCGCACGGACTGGGACCCGCGCTCGCAGGCCGCGTTGTCGCTGCCGCACCTGCCCCGTGTGCTCACCGCCTACGGCTTCTGCGTGCTGCTCGAGAGCCCGCACACGCGTCGCAAGGAGTCGCTCCTGCTCGGGGACCCGTCCGCGCCTCGGCCTCGGACCCGCGCCTATGGCGGCGGCTGCGGCCCGGACGCCCCCCTGGGGACCCTGTGCGGCCCGCGAGCTCCGGGCCCGGCCACCCCCGCGGTCCCCGGCCGTCCCCGCCCGCCCCAGGACGCGCTCGTCCGGCGGCCCCACGGCTGCCATCTTCTGCGCGCCCCCGACGGGCTGCTGAGCCGCGCACTGCGGGCCAGGAGGAGTCGCCGCCTGGCCCGCGCCCGCTCCGTCTCCAGCGGGAACGAGGACAAGGAGCGCCGCGCGGGCTCCCAGTCCCCGGCCCGGGCCCCCTCCGCCAGCCCGTCTTCGTCCCGGGACCCGCTTCCTGAGCGCCTGGAGGCCGAGGGCACCCTGGCTCTGGGCCGCGCCGGCGACGCCCTGCGCCTGGCCGCCGAGTACTGTCCGGAAACCGGGCGCCTCCGTCTCCGGCTGCTCCGCGCTGAGGGCCTCGCAGGAGGCGCCCCGGGGCTTCGTGCCGTCCGCTGCCGCCTCAGCCTCGTCCTGCGGCCGCCGGACACCGCGCGTCGGCAATGCAGCATTGTGGTGGGGCGCAGCCGCAAGGCCTCCTTTGACCAGGACTTCTGCTTCGACGGCCTCTCGGAGGACGAGGTGCGCCGCCTGACTGTTCGCGTCAAGGCCTGGGACGAGGGCCGCGGCCGGGAGCGGGGCCGCCTGCTGGGCCAGGGTGAGCTGTCCATGGGCGCCCTCCTGCTGCTCTGA